In one window of Rhodanobacter sp. FDAARGOS 1247 DNA:
- a CDS encoding sulfite exporter TauE/SafE family protein: protein MDYEQFFIFVGVGLLAQLVDGALGMAYGLVSNSILLALGLPPAVASATVHTAEVVTIGVSGASHAWFGNVRWTLFWQLAIPGAIGGVLGATFLASVPGEAIRPWVNAYLLILGAMILLRAFGKRLTRHQVQHSGVLGFLAGLLDAIGGGGWGPLATSTLIARGGAVRSTIGSVNAAEFVVTLCVSATLVLHVGIGHWSIVLGLLTGGVIAAPFAAWLVRHLPERAVMAAVGSLIVLISLGQLVQTLLR, encoded by the coding sequence TTGGATTACGAACAGTTCTTCATCTTCGTCGGTGTCGGCCTGCTCGCCCAGCTGGTCGACGGCGCGCTGGGCATGGCCTATGGCCTGGTCTCCAACTCGATCCTGCTGGCGCTGGGCCTGCCTCCGGCGGTGGCCAGCGCCACCGTGCATACGGCCGAAGTGGTCACCATCGGCGTCTCCGGCGCCTCGCACGCGTGGTTCGGCAATGTGCGCTGGACGCTGTTCTGGCAACTGGCGATTCCCGGCGCCATCGGCGGCGTCCTTGGCGCCACCTTCCTGGCCAGCGTGCCGGGCGAGGCGATCCGCCCCTGGGTCAATGCCTACCTGCTGATCCTCGGCGCGATGATCCTGCTGCGCGCCTTCGGCAAGCGGCTGACCCGGCACCAGGTGCAGCACAGCGGCGTACTGGGCTTTCTTGCCGGACTGCTCGACGCGATCGGCGGAGGTGGCTGGGGACCGCTGGCCACCAGCACGCTGATCGCCCGCGGCGGCGCCGTGCGCAGCACGATCGGCTCGGTCAACGCGGCCGAGTTCGTGGTCACCCTCTGCGTGTCCGCCACCCTGGTGTTGCATGTGGGCATCGGCCACTGGTCGATCGTGCTGGGCCTGCTCACCGGTGGCGTGATCGCTGCGCCGTTCGCCGCCTGGCTGGTGCGACACCTGCCCGAACGCGCGGTGATGGCGGCCGTCGGCAGCCTGATCGTGCTGATCAGCCTGGGCCAGCTGGTGCAGACCTTGCTTCGATAG
- a CDS encoding FAD-binding oxidoreductase, with amino-acid sequence MDLIETDVIVIGAGMAGASVAYFLAPHARVLVLERESYAGMHSTGRSAALFSETYGSAQVRALTRATRPFLASPPAGFAAEPILGPRGATLVGNAAQVDDVSALYEAIRPFTRDIELHDAAQLQATVPVLRPEFAQIGLHEPGAADIDVNELHQGFLRGLRARGGQLRVDVAIRAIERDAGGWRVEAGEHAYRAPLLINAAGAWVDQVARLAGVAPLGIVPKRRSAFVFDPPEALATARWPFINDFSETFYFKPDAGLLLGSCANADPVEPHDVQPEEYDIALGIHNIEQATTMTIRRPRRTWAGLRSFVADGDLVGGFATDAPGFFWVAAQGGYGIQTSAAMGEACAHLALGLPLPAPLVDAGLSAAMLAPRG; translated from the coding sequence ATGGATCTGATCGAAACCGACGTGATCGTGATCGGTGCCGGCATGGCCGGCGCCTCGGTCGCCTACTTCCTTGCGCCGCATGCGCGCGTGCTGGTGCTGGAGCGCGAGTCCTACGCCGGCATGCATTCGACCGGCCGCTCGGCGGCGCTGTTCAGCGAAACCTACGGTTCGGCCCAGGTGCGTGCACTGACCCGCGCCACCCGACCGTTCCTGGCCTCGCCGCCGGCCGGTTTCGCCGCCGAGCCCATCCTCGGTCCGCGCGGCGCCACCCTGGTCGGCAACGCGGCGCAGGTGGATGACGTGAGCGCGTTGTACGAGGCGATCCGGCCGTTCACGCGCGACATCGAGCTGCATGACGCAGCGCAGTTGCAGGCCACCGTGCCGGTGCTGCGGCCGGAGTTTGCGCAGATCGGCCTGCACGAGCCGGGCGCGGCCGACATCGATGTCAACGAACTGCATCAGGGCTTCCTGCGCGGGCTGCGTGCCCGCGGTGGCCAGTTGCGGGTGGACGTGGCGATCCGGGCGATCGAGCGCGATGCCGGCGGCTGGCGCGTGGAGGCTGGCGAGCACGCGTACCGCGCGCCGTTGCTGATCAACGCGGCCGGCGCCTGGGTCGACCAGGTGGCCAGGCTCGCCGGCGTGGCGCCGCTGGGCATCGTGCCGAAGCGGCGCTCCGCCTTCGTGTTCGATCCGCCCGAGGCGCTGGCCACCGCGCGCTGGCCCTTCATCAACGACTTCAGCGAAACCTTCTATTTCAAGCCCGACGCCGGCCTGTTGCTGGGCTCGTGCGCGAACGCCGATCCGGTCGAGCCGCATGACGTGCAGCCGGAGGAATACGACATCGCGCTGGGCATCCACAACATCGAGCAGGCGACCACGATGACGATCCGCCGGCCCCGCCGCACCTGGGCCGGCCTGCGTTCGTTCGTCGCCGACGGCGACCTGGTCGGCGGGTTCGCAACGGATGCGCCCGGCTTCTTCTGGGTCGCCGCGCAGGGCGGCTACGGCATCCAGACCAGCGCCGCGATGGGCGAAGCCTGCGCCCACCTGGCGCTGGGCCTGCCGCTGCCGGCGCCGCTGGTGGATGCGGGGCTGTCGGCGGCGATGCTGGCCCCGCGCGGCTGA
- a CDS encoding haloacid dehalogenase-like hydrolase — protein sequence MPEPETLLPADAAGDVEAVAPRVVLFDFDGVLFRGDAFHLFIRERYRRSWWRWLPAVLVAPLLLLILPFSWRLPMHVLVRIALFGLGERRYRLAAETFAADLARRPRQFHRDALQVLRQHQLQGDRVIVVTGCEHTLVSGIVQQLGLTGLDVLASQLRPGWLGMRVHWHNVGRRKVQLLAKQGLSAWQVAYGDSMHDVAMLKVAAEPVLVNGTPTLCKKVEKALGRTVARVEWF from the coding sequence ATGCCGGAGCCGGAAACCCTGCTGCCCGCCGATGCCGCCGGCGATGTCGAGGCGGTCGCGCCGCGCGTGGTGCTGTTCGATTTCGACGGCGTGCTGTTTCGCGGCGACGCGTTCCATCTGTTCATCCGCGAGCGCTATCGCCGCTCGTGGTGGCGCTGGCTGCCCGCCGTGCTGGTGGCGCCGTTGCTGCTGCTGATCCTGCCGTTCTCGTGGCGCCTGCCGATGCATGTGCTGGTGCGCATCGCGCTGTTCGGGCTGGGCGAGCGCCGTTACCGGCTTGCCGCGGAAACGTTTGCCGCCGATCTCGCACGCCGGCCCCGGCAGTTCCACCGCGACGCCTTGCAGGTGTTGCGCCAGCATCAGCTGCAGGGCGACCGGGTGATCGTGGTGACCGGTTGCGAACACACCCTGGTCAGCGGGATCGTGCAGCAACTGGGGCTGACCGGCCTGGACGTGCTGGCCTCGCAACTGCGCCCCGGCTGGCTGGGCATGCGCGTGCACTGGCACAACGTGGGCAGGCGCAAGGTGCAGCTGCTGGCGAAACAGGGTCTGTCGGCATGGCAGGTCGCCTACGGCGATTCGATGCATGACGTGGCGATGCTGAAGGTCGCCGCCGAGCCGGTGCTGGTCAATGGCACGCCGACCCTGTGCAAGAAGGTCGAGAAGGCGCTGGGCCGTACGGTCGCCCGCGTCGAGTGGTTCTGA
- the rpsI gene encoding 30S ribosomal protein S9 gives MSIQQNYGTGRRKTSAARVFLRKGKGEIIVNGKTLEAFFGRETSCMIVRQPLELTDNTDKFDIKVTVAGGGITGQAGAIRLGIARALVEYDESLKSPLRKAGFVTRDAREVERKKVGLHKARRATQFSKR, from the coding sequence ATGAGCATCCAGCAGAATTACGGCACCGGCCGCCGCAAGACCTCCGCCGCTCGCGTGTTCCTGCGCAAGGGCAAGGGCGAAATCATCGTCAACGGCAAGACGCTCGAAGCCTTCTTCGGCCGCGAGACCTCCTGCATGATCGTGCGCCAGCCGCTTGAGCTGACCGACAACACCGACAAGTTCGACATCAAGGTGACGGTCGCCGGTGGCGGCATCACCGGTCAGGCCGGCGCGATCCGCCTGGGCATCGCCCGCGCGCTGGTCGAGTACGACGAAAGCCTGAAGTCGCCGCTGCGCAAGGCCGGTTTCGTGACCCGTGACGCCCGTGAAGTCGAGCGCAAGAAGGTCGGTCTGCACAAGGCACGTCGCGCCACCCAGTTCTCCAAGCGCTAA
- a CDS encoding dicarboxylate/amino acid:cation symporter: MSATSRVLTGLAAGAVIGLLLAGWNETAALQVANVVQPIGKLWLNALQMTVVPLVLALVVVGVNTASDAAASGRIARRAIVTFLLILTGGALFAALAAPLVFSLFPHNPALVVALDHASVPAAAQAAPNWIDTLVAIVPSNAIMAAAQSAMLPLVVFALFLGFALTRIEPARRAMLVEFFQAIADAMIVIVRWVLWVAPLGVFALILSVCARSGLGMLSALGVYVLVECLLYLSVTVMMLPVALFFGGERLRRFVPALVPAQVVAISTQSSLASLPAMLESADRRLGYPKQVAALVLPMAVSLFRLTSPVQYVTSAVFIAWAYGVDLSTAQLLAGALLAVVISLGSVGLPGQVTFVATNLPVAQAMGLPLSPLGLMLAVDTIPDALATLGNVTGDLAATSVVNRQSRQVGNGEAEP; this comes from the coding sequence ATGAGTGCGACGTCCCGTGTGCTGACCGGACTGGCCGCGGGCGCGGTGATCGGCCTGCTGCTGGCCGGCTGGAACGAAACCGCGGCGTTGCAGGTGGCCAACGTGGTGCAGCCGATCGGCAAGCTGTGGCTGAACGCGCTGCAGATGACCGTGGTGCCGCTGGTGCTGGCGCTGGTGGTGGTGGGCGTCAACACCGCCAGCGACGCGGCGGCGTCCGGGCGCATCGCGCGGCGGGCGATCGTGACCTTCCTGCTGATCCTGACCGGCGGCGCGCTGTTCGCGGCGCTGGCCGCGCCGCTGGTGTTCTCGCTGTTTCCGCACAATCCCGCCCTGGTCGTGGCGCTCGATCACGCCAGCGTGCCGGCCGCCGCGCAGGCGGCGCCGAACTGGATCGATACGCTGGTGGCGATCGTGCCCAGCAACGCGATCATGGCCGCGGCGCAGAGCGCGATGCTGCCGCTGGTGGTGTTCGCGCTGTTCCTGGGTTTCGCACTGACCCGCATCGAGCCGGCACGTCGCGCGATGCTGGTGGAATTCTTCCAGGCGATCGCCGACGCCATGATCGTGATCGTGCGCTGGGTGCTGTGGGTGGCGCCGCTGGGCGTGTTCGCGCTGATCCTTTCCGTATGCGCCCGCTCCGGGCTGGGCATGCTCAGCGCGCTGGGTGTCTACGTGCTGGTGGAATGCCTGCTGTACCTGTCGGTCACCGTGATGATGCTGCCGGTGGCGCTGTTCTTCGGCGGCGAACGGCTGCGCCGCTTCGTGCCCGCGCTGGTGCCGGCGCAGGTGGTGGCGATCAGCACGCAGTCGTCGCTGGCCTCGCTGCCGGCGATGCTGGAAAGCGCCGACCGCCGGCTTGGTTATCCGAAGCAGGTGGCCGCGCTGGTGCTGCCGATGGCGGTGAGCCTGTTCCGCCTGACCAGCCCGGTGCAGTACGTCACCTCGGCGGTGTTCATCGCCTGGGCCTACGGCGTCGACCTGTCCACCGCGCAGCTGCTGGCCGGCGCGCTGCTGGCGGTGGTGATCAGCCTGGGCTCGGTGGGCTTGCCGGGGCAGGTCACCTTCGTCGCCACCAACTTGCCGGTGGCGCAGGCGATGGGCCTGCCGCTCAGTCCGCTGGGCCTGATGCTGGCGGTGGACACGATTCCCGACGCGCTGGCCACCCTGGGCAACGTCACCGGCGACCTTGCCGCCACCAGCGTGGTCAATCGTCAGTCACGGCAAGTCGGGAATGGCGAAGCAGAGCCCTAG
- the trpD gene encoding anthranilate phosphoribosyltransferase: MNDSVQTITITPQEALQRLIEHREIFHDEMIALMRQIMNGEVSPLMTAAIITGLRVKKETVGEITGAARVMRELSAKVEAPAHPHFLDIVGTGGDGASSFNISTASMFVAAAAGARIAKHGGRSVSSKSGSADVLEALGASIELAPAQVAACMAETDIGFMFAPNHHPAMKVVAPVRKEMGVRTLFNILGPLTNPAGAPNILMGVFHPDLVGIQVRALQQLGARHALVVWGRDGMDEISLGAATLVGELRDGVVREYEVEPEDFGLAMASSRNLRVENAEESRAMLLGALQGEAGVPHDIVCLNAGAALYAADVVASIADGIELARATIASGAAHAKMQAFVAVTRRLSGLVPVGV; this comes from the coding sequence ATGAACGACAGCGTGCAGACCATCACGATCACGCCGCAGGAAGCCCTGCAACGGCTGATCGAGCATCGCGAAATCTTCCACGACGAGATGATCGCGCTGATGCGCCAGATCATGAACGGCGAGGTGAGCCCGCTGATGACGGCGGCGATCATCACCGGCCTGCGGGTGAAGAAGGAAACCGTGGGCGAGATCACCGGCGCGGCGCGGGTGATGCGCGAGCTGTCGGCGAAGGTCGAGGCGCCGGCACATCCGCATTTCCTGGATATCGTCGGCACCGGCGGCGACGGTGCGTCGAGCTTCAACATTTCCACCGCCTCGATGTTCGTGGCGGCGGCGGCCGGCGCGCGCATCGCCAAGCATGGCGGTCGCAGCGTGTCGTCGAAGTCCGGCAGCGCGGACGTGCTGGAGGCGCTGGGCGCGTCGATCGAGCTGGCGCCGGCACAGGTCGCCGCGTGCATGGCCGAGACCGACATCGGCTTCATGTTCGCGCCGAACCATCATCCGGCGATGAAGGTGGTGGCGCCGGTGCGCAAGGAAATGGGCGTGCGCACGCTGTTCAACATCCTCGGCCCGCTGACCAACCCGGCCGGCGCCCCGAACATCCTGATGGGCGTGTTCCATCCCGACCTGGTCGGCATCCAGGTGCGCGCGCTGCAGCAGCTCGGCGCGCGGCATGCGCTGGTGGTGTGGGGCCGCGACGGCATGGACGAGATCTCGCTGGGCGCGGCGACCCTGGTCGGCGAACTGCGCGACGGCGTGGTGCGCGAGTACGAGGTGGAGCCGGAGGACTTCGGCCTGGCGATGGCGTCCAGCCGCAACCTGCGGGTGGAGAACGCGGAAGAGTCCAGGGCGATGCTGCTGGGCGCGCTGCAGGGCGAGGCCGGCGTGCCGCACGACATCGTCTGCCTCAACGCGGGCGCGGCGCTGTACGCCGCCGACGTGGTCGCCTCGATCGCCGACGGCATCGAGCTGGCCCGCGCCACGATTGCCAGCGGTGCCGCCCATGCGAAAATGCAGGCCTTCGTGGCGGTCACCCGTCGACTTTCCGGCCTGGTGCCCGTGGGCGTTTGA
- the rplM gene encoding 50S ribosomal protein L13 → MKTFSANADNVKRDWFVVDATNKTLGRLSTEIAHRLRGKHKPEYTPHCDTGDYIVVINAQKVHVTGAKLDDKMYHRFTGYVGNLKTTSLKDLLATYPERVIEIAVKGMLPKNPLGREMYRKLKVYGGAEHPHTAQQPQALEI, encoded by the coding sequence ATGAAAACGTTTAGCGCCAATGCAGACAACGTCAAGCGCGACTGGTTCGTGGTTGACGCCACGAACAAGACGCTCGGTCGCCTGTCGACCGAAATCGCCCACCGTCTGCGCGGCAAGCACAAGCCGGAATACACCCCGCATTGCGACACCGGCGATTATATCGTGGTGATCAATGCGCAGAAGGTGCACGTTACCGGTGCCAAGCTGGACGACAAGATGTACCACCGCTTCACCGGCTACGTCGGCAACCTGAAGACCACCAGTCTGAAGGACCTGCTGGCGACCTACCCGGAGCGCGTGATCGAGATCGCCGTCAAGGGCATGCTGCCGAAGAACCCGCTGGGTCGCGAGATGTATCGCAAGCTCAAGGTCTACGGTGGTGCCGAGCATCCGCATACCGCACAGCAGCCGCAGGCGCTGGAAATCTAA
- a CDS encoding aminodeoxychorismate/anthranilate synthase component II, whose translation MLLMIDNYDSFTYNLVQYLGELGQQVKVVRNDALDVAGIRALRPAHIMISPGPGTPDDSGVSLDVLRELAGEIPVFGVCLGHQAIGQVFGGKVIRAKQIMHGKTSPVIHRGQGVFAGLPNPFEATRYHSLVVEKSSLPDCLEVTAWTENPDGSIDEIMGLRHKTLAVEGVQFHPESILTQHGHDLLRNFLGQPLRAAA comes from the coding sequence ATGCTGCTGATGATCGACAACTACGACAGCTTCACCTACAACCTCGTGCAGTACCTGGGCGAGCTGGGTCAGCAGGTGAAGGTGGTGCGCAACGATGCGCTGGATGTCGCCGGCATCCGCGCGCTGCGGCCTGCGCACATCATGATTTCGCCCGGACCCGGCACGCCGGATGATTCGGGCGTGTCGCTGGACGTGCTGCGCGAGCTGGCCGGCGAGATCCCGGTGTTCGGCGTGTGCCTGGGCCACCAGGCGATCGGCCAGGTGTTCGGCGGCAAGGTGATCCGGGCCAAGCAGATCATGCACGGCAAGACCTCGCCGGTGATCCATCGCGGCCAGGGCGTGTTCGCCGGCCTGCCCAATCCGTTCGAGGCGACGCGCTACCACTCGCTGGTGGTGGAGAAGTCGTCGCTGCCCGATTGCCTCGAAGTCACCGCATGGACGGAAAATCCGGACGGCTCGATCGACGAGATCATGGGACTGCGCCACAAGACGCTGGCGGTCGAGGGCGTGCAGTTCCATCCGGAGTCGATCCTGACCCAGCACGGCCACGACCTGCTGCGCAATTTCCTGGGACAGCCGCTGCGGGCAGCGGCATGA
- the speD gene encoding adenosylmethionine decarboxylase, producing MVKPLPRLRLQGFNNLTKALSFNIYDICYAVSEDQRRRYIEYIDEQYDADRLTQILTDVAEIIGANILNVARQDYDPQGASVTILISEEPVVEKLGRDTISGAVVAHMDKSHITVHTYPETHPHNGIATFRADIDVATCGVISPLKALNYLIDSFESDIVIADYRVRGFTRDVKGKKHFIDHKINSVQDYLARHIRQKYEMFDVNVYQENMFHTKMHIKDFDLDTYLFEAHADDLSFKERQRIESLLRREIEELFHGRNLM from the coding sequence GTGGTCAAACCACTTCCCCGTCTGCGTCTGCAGGGTTTCAACAACCTGACCAAGGCGTTGAGTTTCAACATCTACGACATCTGCTACGCGGTGTCGGAAGACCAGCGTCGCCGCTACATCGAGTACATCGATGAGCAGTACGACGCCGACCGGCTGACCCAGATCCTCACCGACGTGGCCGAGATCATCGGCGCGAACATCCTCAACGTGGCCCGCCAGGACTACGACCCGCAGGGTGCCTCGGTGACGATCCTGATCTCCGAGGAGCCGGTGGTCGAGAAGCTCGGTCGCGACACCATCTCCGGTGCCGTGGTCGCGCACATGGACAAGAGCCACATCACCGTCCACACCTATCCGGAAACGCATCCGCACAACGGCATCGCCACCTTCCGCGCCGACATCGATGTGGCCACCTGCGGCGTGATCTCGCCGCTGAAGGCGTTGAACTACCTGATCGACAGCTTCGAGTCGGACATCGTGATCGCCGACTACCGCGTGCGCGGCTTCACCCGCGACGTGAAGGGCAAGAAGCACTTCATCGACCACAAGATCAACTCGGTGCAGGACTACCTGGCGCGACACATCCGCCAGAAGTACGAGATGTTCGACGTCAACGTGTACCAGGAAAACATGTTCCACACGAAGATGCACATCAAGGACTTCGACCTGGACACCTACCTGTTCGAGGCCCACGCCGACGACCTGTCGTTCAAGGAACGCCAGCGAATCGAGTCGCTGCTGCGACGCGAGATCGAGGAACTGTTCCACGGCCGCAACCTGATGTGA
- the crp gene encoding cAMP-activated global transcriptional regulator CRP: MPVAQLKYQLQQAFERSQAPLGFAPDPAAMERFLGLCHRRRYPGKTAIIRPGDPANTLYYVVDGSLAVCTEDEQGRELILAYISRGQFIGEMGLFVEQAQRESMVRTRTACEMAEISYERLFQLMEGPLREECPKILFAIGAQLTNRLLRTSRQVSRMAFMDVTNRISRTLLDLCQEPDSMTHPDGTQIRISRQEVSRIVGCSREMVGRVLKQLEEQRMIDVSGKTIVVRGTR; this comes from the coding sequence ATGCCCGTGGCTCAGCTCAAGTACCAGCTCCAACAAGCTTTCGAACGCTCGCAGGCCCCCCTGGGCTTTGCTCCCGACCCCGCCGCGATGGAACGTTTCCTGGGGCTGTGCCATCGCCGCCGCTACCCGGGCAAGACCGCGATCATCCGTCCGGGTGACCCGGCCAACACCTTGTACTACGTGGTGGACGGTTCGCTGGCGGTGTGCACCGAGGACGAACAGGGTCGCGAACTCATCCTCGCCTATATCAGCCGCGGCCAGTTCATCGGCGAAATGGGGCTGTTCGTCGAACAGGCCCAGCGCGAGTCGATGGTGCGCACGCGCACGGCCTGCGAGATGGCCGAGATCAGCTACGAGCGCCTGTTCCAGCTGATGGAAGGCCCGCTGCGCGAGGAATGCCCGAAGATCCTGTTCGCGATCGGCGCCCAGCTCACCAACCGTCTGCTGCGCACCTCGCGCCAGGTCAGCCGGATGGCCTTCATGGACGTCACCAACCGCATCTCGCGCACCCTGCTCGACCTGTGCCAGGAGCCGGATTCGATGACCCATCCGGACGGCACCCAGATCCGCATCTCGCGCCAGGAAGTCAGCCGCATCGTGGGCTGCTCGCGCGAAATGGTCGGTCGCGTGCTCAAGCAGCTGGAAGAGCAGCGCATGATCGACGTGTCCGGCAAGACCATCGTGGTGCGCGGCACCCGCTGA
- the trpC gene encoding indole-3-glycerol phosphate synthase TrpC, whose product MTDILNRILVRKTEEVAERRARVPEAELVARIAELPPTRGFGAAIEAKIAAGLPAVIAEVKKASPSKGLIRGDFDPAAIAASYAAAGAACLSVLTDSDFFQGSEAFLQQAREACALPVLRKDFIIDAYQVYEARAIGADCILLIVSALDDDMLLQLSLLAAELDMDVLCEVHDEEELERALALPVPLIGVNNRNLRSFETSLETSLALQELIEYDRVLVAESGIHTPEDVARLREGGIQAFLVGEAFMRAEDPGSELRRLFSLP is encoded by the coding sequence ATGACTGACATCCTCAATCGCATTCTTGTCCGCAAGACCGAGGAAGTGGCCGAACGCCGGGCCCGCGTGCCCGAGGCCGAACTGGTCGCGCGCATCGCCGAGCTGCCGCCCACGCGCGGTTTCGGCGCGGCGATCGAGGCGAAGATCGCCGCGGGCCTGCCGGCGGTGATCGCCGAAGTGAAAAAGGCCAGCCCCAGCAAGGGACTGATCCGGGGCGATTTCGATCCCGCCGCGATCGCGGCCAGCTACGCGGCCGCCGGCGCGGCCTGTTTGTCGGTGCTGACCGACAGCGACTTCTTCCAGGGCAGCGAGGCGTTCCTGCAGCAGGCGCGCGAAGCCTGTGCGCTGCCGGTGCTGCGCAAGGATTTCATCATCGACGCGTACCAGGTGTACGAGGCGCGGGCGATCGGTGCCGACTGCATCCTGCTGATCGTCTCGGCGCTGGATGACGACATGTTGCTGCAGCTGTCGCTGCTGGCGGCCGAGCTGGACATGGACGTGCTGTGCGAAGTGCACGACGAGGAAGAGCTCGAGCGCGCGCTGGCCCTGCCGGTGCCGCTGATCGGCGTCAACAACCGCAACCTGCGCAGTTTCGAGACCTCGCTGGAGACCTCGCTGGCGCTGCAGGAGCTGATCGAATACGACCGCGTGCTGGTGGCCGAGTCCGGCATCCACACCCCGGAAGACGTGGCGCGCCTGCGCGAAGGGGGCATCCAGGCGTTCCTGGTCGGCGAGGCGTTCATGCGTGCCGAGGACCCGGGCAGCGAACTGCGGCGGCTGTTCTCGCTGCCGTGA
- the coq7 gene encoding 2-polyprenyl-3-methyl-6-methoxy-1,4-benzoquinone monooxygenase: MSVRTLSRLDRLLAGCERALEAVGGAPLAQRPSPSADLAENELDEAERRHAAGLMRINHTGEVCAQALYLGQAALARDADNREHLLHAAAEETDHLAWCAERLQQLDSRPSLLNPLWYAGSYAIGAAAALAGDALSLGFVVETERQVEAHLADHLQQLPPRDERSRVVLARMQADEIRHAQAAQQRGGIDLPFPLPQLMHASSMVMKTVAYRL, encoded by the coding sequence ATGAGCGTACGCACCCTGAGCCGCCTCGACCGCCTGCTGGCCGGCTGCGAGCGTGCACTGGAAGCGGTGGGCGGCGCGCCACTGGCGCAGCGCCCCTCACCGTCCGCCGATCTCGCCGAAAACGAACTCGATGAGGCCGAACGCCGCCACGCCGCCGGCCTGATGCGGATCAACCACACCGGCGAGGTCTGCGCGCAAGCGCTTTACCTGGGCCAGGCCGCGCTCGCCCGCGATGCAGACAACCGCGAGCACCTGCTGCATGCCGCCGCCGAGGAAACCGACCACCTGGCCTGGTGCGCCGAACGCCTGCAGCAACTGGACAGCCGCCCCAGCCTGCTCAATCCGCTGTGGTATGCGGGCAGCTACGCGATCGGCGCCGCCGCCGCGCTGGCCGGCGACGCGCTGAGCCTGGGCTTCGTGGTGGAAACCGAACGCCAGGTCGAGGCCCACCTGGCCGATCATCTGCAACAGCTGCCACCCCGGGACGAGCGTTCGCGCGTCGTGTTGGCCCGGATGCAGGCCGACGAGATCCGCCACGCGCAGGCCGCGCAGCAACGCGGCGGCATCGACCTGCCGTTTCCGCTGCCGCAGCTGATGCACGCCAGCTCGATGGTGATGAAGACGGTCGCTTATCGGCTGTAG